In the genome of Streptomyces fagopyri, the window GCAGACCCTGCACGGCCGCCACGGCGTCGTGGGCCGCGCGGACCTGGGCGAGCACCCGCTCCGCCTCGCCCAGCAGGGCGCGACCGGCCTCCGTGAGCGTGACCCGCCGGGTGGTGCGCACGAAGAGCGGGGCCTGGAGCTCCCGCTCCAGGGCACGGATCGAGGACGACAGACCCGACTGCGACACCATCAGACGCTCGGCCGCCCGGGTGAAATGCTGGTCCTCCGCGACGGCGACGAAGTGCTGGAGATGGCGCAGTTCCATGGGGCACAAGCGTACCGGCCGATTGAGAGTCCCCTTCGCTGAATCCGATCCGATTCTCCCGTTGGACCTCTGTACCGTGCGCACGCGAGAGTGGACACCTGTTTTCCCGGCCTTCCAGGAGCACGCGTTGTACACCGCACACACCGACCGTTACGCGGACATGCCCTACCGGCGCACCGGACGCAGCGGCCTGAAACTTCCCGCGCTGTCCCTCGGCCTGTGGCACAACTTCGGCCCCGACCGGCCGGCGGAGACCCAACGCGCGATCCTGCGTCGCGCGTTCGACCTCGGGGTCACCCACTTCGACCTGGCCAACAACTACGGTCCGCCGCCCGGCGCGGCCGAGTCCGCGCTCGGTGACGCCCTGAAGGCCGACTTCGCGTCCTACCGCGACGAACTGGTCATCTCGACCAAGGCCGGATACCTGATGTGGCCGGGCCCGTACGGCGAATGGGGCTCGCGCAAGTACCTGCTGTCCTCGCTCGACCAGAGCCTGGCCCGGATGGGCCTCGACTACGTGGACATCTTCTACTCGCACCGCCCCGACCCCGAGACCCCCTTCGAGGAGACGATGGGAGCCCTGCACTCGGCGGTCCAGCAGGGCAAGGCCCTCTACGTCGGTGTGTCCAACTACTCGCCGGAGGAGACCCGGGAGGCCGCCCGCATCCTCGGTGAGCTGGGCACCCCGCTCCTCATCCACCAGCCGCGCTACTCGATGCTCGACCGCCGGCCCGAGGACGGGCTCCTGGACACGCTCGACGAGCTGCGGGTCGGCTCCATCGCCTACTCCCCGCTGGAGCAGGGCCTGCTCACCAGCCGCTACCTCGACGGCATCCCGGAGGGGTCGCGCGCCGCGAGCGACAGCCCCTTCCTGAGCGCCGACACGGTCACCGAGGACCTCGTGGAGCAGCTGCGCGCCCTCGCCGGGATCGCCGAGGCCCGCGGCCAGTCCCTGGCGCAGATGGCCCTGGCCTGGGTCCTGCGCGGCGGCCGGGTGACCTCCGCGCTCATCGGCGCGAGCAGCACCCAGCAGCTGGAGGACAGCGTGACGGCCACCCGCGCGCTGGACTTCGACGAGGAGGAGCTGGCCCGGATCGACGCGATCATCAAGCGGTGACGCACGGCGGCCGGGCCCTCGGGCCCGGTTCACCTCGCGCCGCTCACCATGGGTGACCAGGGTGACGACCTTCCCGGACTCCCCGGGCCCGCTGATCGGGCCGGGAGACGCTCGCTGAGGCCCCGGTGGCGGTCGGCCGCCACCGGGGCGACGGCGCGGGGCGGCACGCGGGCTTCCGCGTCGTCCTCGTCATCGGCCTTGTCGCGACGGGCCGGGCGGGCCGGAAGCCGCCGCCGCACGCCCCGGCGCCGCTGCTGCTTTTGGGGGCCGCCGCCGACGCGGCGGCCCCCGTGCTGTGCCGGCTGCTCGACCAGCCGCAGCGCGCGGTCACGGCCTCCGCTTCCGGTGGCTGTCCCGTTCCGTTCCGGTGGGTGTCCCGTTCCGGAGTCCGCGGAAAGCGGCGGAACCCGTCGCGGGCCCGCGCGCCGCGCAGCGGGACACGGACCCGCGCGGGCCGAAAGAGGAGCGGTCGGACTACGCCGGCACGCGGTCGAGGAATCCGTGCACGGTGCGGATCCGGCCGTCGTCGTCCAGGGTGATCACGTCGAATCCGGCGACGGGCGCCGAGCCGTCCGCGTCGTCGACCAGTTCCCAGCCGAATCGCGCGATGTCGTGGTGCCCGTCGACCCTCCCCGCGAGCCGGAAGGAGAACCCCGGGAACCGCTCGTGCGCCGCCGAGATCACGGCGGCGATCCCCGCGTGTCCGCGCACGTCGGCCAGCGGGTCGGTGTAGCCGCCGTCGGCGCTCCAGGCGGCGGCGACCGCCTTGGCGAGCGCGTCGGGTTCACCCGCGTTCCAGGCCTCCAGGTACCGGGCGACGGCGGACTCGTAACGGTCGGTGTTCTCGGACATGGCTGATCAGCCTCCGGCGAAAGGGATACGGACTGGTCGGGAGCCGGATACGGAGGTGCGGTGGCGCGCCGTCATCCGGTACCGCAACGATGCCCGGCGGCTCCCGACGGCGTCGATTACCCCACGGGTAAGGGCGGCGGGTCGCCTTTCGGCCAAGGGGGTAGGTGAATATGCCAAGAGACTGGCTGGAATGGCATGGTGACAGAGTGTCAGGAGTGGCGATACTCGATAAGGAGGGCGATTCAGCCACGCCCGAGCGCAGCACCACTGTGTACCACGGATGCCCGGTACGACCGTCGACCGCGGACGAGCCGCGCGCAGTGAACGAGCCGCAGGGAAAGTGAGGCCGGCCCGGCAGCGAGCGTCGCCATGGGGGAGTGATCGTGCACGACGAATTCCTGTGCCACGTCACCGCGTACGGAGTGTGCGGGGGCAGACGCGTCGGCGTCCCCCTGGGAACGTACCGGGCGCCCACCCTGGCGCTGGCCCTGTGGTGGATGCGGGACCGCGCTTCGTGGATGGCCGAACGGCTCGACCCGCAGCCCGACGACCCCACTTTCCCGCCGAACTCGATCGCCCCGGTGTCGGACACCGTCCCGGACGTGCCCAGCATGCTGCGCGCCTGGTGCGGGGACAGTGGTCAGCAGGAGCTGGTCGCCGAGGAGCTGGCCGCCGGGAAGCTCGTCCGCATCGCCACGAGCGACGACACCACCGAGTACGAACTGCTCGCCGAATCCGTGGACGCGCTGCGCATGCAGCGGACCGCCGCCGTACTCGGCACCTCGGCCGCCTGACCACCCGGCGGCCGGCCTCCGCGCCGCCGGTCCACGGCGCACCGGAACCGGCACCCGTACCCGCACCCGCGTCGACGCCGTCCGCCGGACCGACCGCTCTCCGTGACGATCGGACCCGTCACGGACCGCTCCGGAGCGGCATTCGCGCGGCGGATCCGACACGTCCCCCGGCCGCCCGCGTCCAGCGCGCCGGATCGCCCCTGTGCCGATCACCGGTGTTCCGAAGAGTCCCTTCCTGTCCGGACAGGAAGGGACTCAGCCCGTCCGTACGGCAAGGGACTCAGTCCGTCCGTCGGCCCCACAGCCTGAGCCCGTCCGTACGGCAGGGGGGGCGCAGCCTGTCCGTACGGCAGGGGGCGCAGCCTGTGCGTCCGCCACGGCAGGGGGCCCAGCCCGTCCGCCGCCGTCTCAGCCCGTCCGTACGACGAGTGCGTAGTCCCCGAGCCCGGTCAGCAGCTCGCCGGGAAACCCGCCGGACGTCGTGCGGATCTCCTCGATCCGGCCGGTGGCGGGGTCGAAGGCGATGTCCCGCACGGTCCCGCGTTCGTCGCCGCTCTCGGTCAGGACCCGCGCGCCCAGGGCTTCGTGATGCGGCGGACCCGTGGGCGGCAGGGCGTCCAGGACGGTGTCCGAACGGACCAGCAGGGCGTCGGGGCCGACCGCGTGCAGCACGTCCCAGGCGAGTGAGGTCTCCTTGCGGCCGCGCGCCCGCGCGATCCGCAGCCGGCTGACCACCCCGGCCTCGGCGTCGATCGTGAGCGACTTGACCACACCGATCCGGGCCGCCTCCCCGAGGGTGACGACCGGCAGACCGTTGAGCTCGGAGAACAGCGTCACGGAGTCTCTCCCGTCGCGTGGAACGCGTCGATCTGGGCGGCGAAACCCGCCAGGTCGTCGGCGACGAACCGGGTCGCGTCCGCGGGAATGACGAGCGCCTGCCCGGACACGGCGAGGGTCTCGCCCCGGGGGACGAACACCTTGCGGCGACGGCGTCGCGAACCGGACTTCGGTGTCTCGTGGGCGGCGATCCGGAACCCCACCACACGCCCGCTGACGCCCGCCTCCACGACGAGGTCGAGTACGGTGCCGACCTCCGTGCCCGCGTCCGTGAGCACCTTGGCGCCCACCACCCGTCCGTGCGCGGCCTCGCCCCGCGCGACCACCGCGGCCGGTTCGGCGAGGACCTCGCGGCCGCGGATCATGACGGCGTCGTGGCCGACCGAGTGCACCGCGCTCCAGGGCAGGCTCTGCTTCAGCGGTCCCGCGAGCAGGCCCCGGCCGCTCAGCGTGAATCCGGTGACGC includes:
- the mgrA gene encoding L-glyceraldehyde 3-phosphate reductase yields the protein MYTAHTDRYADMPYRRTGRSGLKLPALSLGLWHNFGPDRPAETQRAILRRAFDLGVTHFDLANNYGPPPGAAESALGDALKADFASYRDELVISTKAGYLMWPGPYGEWGSRKYLLSSLDQSLARMGLDYVDIFYSHRPDPETPFEETMGALHSAVQQGKALYVGVSNYSPEETREAARILGELGTPLLIHQPRYSMLDRRPEDGLLDTLDELRVGSIAYSPLEQGLLTSRYLDGIPEGSRAASDSPFLSADTVTEDLVEQLRALAGIAEARGQSLAQMALAWVLRGGRVTSALIGASSTQQLEDSVTATRALDFDEEELARIDAIIKR
- a CDS encoding PRC-barrel domain-containing protein, with protein sequence MSELTAARSLAGRPVVTLGGDVVAQIKDTVFDGPAGRVTGFTLSGRGLLAGPLKQSLPWSAVHSVGHDAVMIRGREVLAEPAAVVARGEAAHGRVVGAKVLTDAGTEVGTVLDLVVEAGVSGRVVGFRIAAHETPKSGSRRRRRKVFVPRGETLAVSGQALVIPADATRFVADDLAGFAAQIDAFHATGETP
- a CDS encoding nuclear transport factor 2 family protein, giving the protein MSENTDRYESAVARYLEAWNAGEPDALAKAVAAAWSADGGYTDPLADVRGHAGIAAVISAAHERFPGFSFRLAGRVDGHHDIARFGWELVDDADGSAPVAGFDVITLDDDGRIRTVHGFLDRVPA
- a CDS encoding PRC-barrel domain-containing protein — encoded protein: MTLFSELNGLPVVTLGEAARIGVVKSLTIDAEAGVVSRLRIARARGRKETSLAWDVLHAVGPDALLVRSDTVLDALPPTGPPHHEALGARVLTESGDERGTVRDIAFDPATGRIEEIRTTSGGFPGELLTGLGDYALVVRTG